In Gimesia benthica, a single window of DNA contains:
- a CDS encoding phosphoenolpyruvate hydrolase family protein, translating into MPESRTAILKRLREKVAAGLPIIGGGAGTGLSAKCEEAGGIDLIVIYNSGRYRMAGRGSLAGLMPYGNANEIVKELGREVLPVVNDTPVLAGVCGTDPFLLRDLFLQELQAMGFAGIQNFPTVGLIDGQFRANLEETGMGFDLEIDCIRAAHDLDLLTTPYAFDAEQAQQLTAAGADIVVAHMGLTSGGSIGATTGKTLDDSVESIRTMVDAAKSERDDVLLLCHGGPIAMPEDAQYIFDRVSGIDGFYGASSMERLPTEVALTAQVRQFGELRLTPR; encoded by the coding sequence ATGCCGGAATCCAGAACAGCCATCCTGAAACGCCTGCGGGAGAAAGTAGCTGCGGGACTGCCCATCATCGGCGGAGGTGCGGGGACGGGTCTGAGCGCCAAGTGCGAAGAAGCAGGCGGGATCGACCTGATTGTGATCTACAACTCGGGCCGCTACCGGATGGCCGGACGAGGTTCGCTGGCAGGACTGATGCCTTATGGTAATGCGAATGAAATCGTCAAAGAACTGGGACGGGAAGTTCTGCCTGTCGTCAATGACACACCGGTGCTGGCGGGAGTGTGCGGCACTGATCCCTTTCTGCTGCGTGACCTGTTCCTTCAGGAACTGCAGGCGATGGGTTTTGCCGGCATTCAGAATTTCCCGACCGTGGGACTGATTGATGGTCAATTCCGCGCCAATCTCGAAGAGACCGGCATGGGCTTTGACCTGGAGATCGACTGTATTCGTGCGGCTCACGATTTAGACCTGCTTACGACTCCCTATGCGTTCGATGCAGAACAGGCACAACAGTTAACTGCTGCCGGGGCCGATATTGTGGTGGCACACATGGGGCTGACCAGTGGTGGTTCGATTGGAGCCACGACGGGAAAAACCCTGGATGACTCGGTCGAGTCAATCCGCACGATGGTCGATGCTGCCAAAAGTGAACGCGACGACGTGCTGCTGCTCTGTCATGGTGGACCGATCGCGATGCCCGAAGACGCGCAGTATATCTTTGATCGAGTATCGGGCATTGACGGATTTTATGGCGCCAGTTCCATGGAACGGCTCCCGACCGAGGTCGCGCTGACCGCACAGGTCCGCCAGTTCGGGGAGCTGCGTTTGACTCCCCGATAA
- a CDS encoding sulfatase family protein, with product MNVVSHFFRTQFLLPLLLLSLFLPNTVQADQLPNIVYILADDLGYGDVSCYNPASKITTPHIDRLAAEGMKFTDAHTPSAVCTPTRYGILTGRYCWRTRLKYRVLDGFDPPLIEQDQTTVPSLLKKAGYDTACVGKWHLGMQWTDQNGQPVPAVPIDRRQRPRVGDDVDYTQPILGGPLANGFDYYFGISASLNMSPFCFIRNDRPVILPTIPSERIQTEFLSVDQGMRSPDFTIRSVMPTLTGEAVQFIERQAKQSPERPFFLYFPLTAPHLPLVPNDEFKGKSAAGEYGDFVLEVDATVGAIMEALQRSGKADNTLFIFTSDNGGLYHWWTPQETDDLKYYKPNHRGQYVKDRGHQGNAHLRGTKADIWEGGHRVPFIVRWPGQTPAGTSNAELVELTDLLATCAAITDQKLTAGEGEDSVNILPALLGKELKQPLRDYAIHHSLWGHFSVRQGPWKMVPKRGSGGFTRAREVEPQPGEPTGQLYNLKQDPSETKNVWQEHPEVVERLSKILKQVQGDDK from the coding sequence ATGAACGTCGTATCGCACTTCTTCCGTACACAGTTTCTGCTGCCGCTGCTGCTCCTGAGTCTGTTTCTGCCGAACACGGTTCAGGCGGATCAGCTGCCGAACATTGTCTATATTCTGGCGGACGATCTCGGTTATGGTGATGTAAGCTGTTACAACCCGGCATCGAAGATTACGACTCCGCACATCGATCGGCTGGCTGCGGAAGGCATGAAATTCACGGACGCCCATACGCCGTCAGCCGTCTGTACGCCAACGCGGTACGGAATTTTGACCGGCCGCTACTGCTGGCGGACACGGTTGAAATACCGTGTGCTGGACGGCTTTGATCCGCCCCTCATCGAACAGGACCAGACCACGGTCCCGTCCCTGCTCAAAAAAGCGGGATACGACACCGCCTGTGTCGGCAAGTGGCACCTGGGTATGCAGTGGACTGACCAGAACGGCCAGCCCGTGCCTGCGGTTCCCATTGACCGGCGTCAGCGTCCCCGTGTGGGAGATGACGTGGATTACACCCAGCCGATACTCGGCGGACCGCTGGCCAACGGCTTCGACTATTACTTCGGAATCTCGGCGTCTCTGAATATGTCTCCTTTCTGTTTCATCAGAAACGATCGCCCCGTGATTCTGCCTACGATTCCTTCGGAACGGATACAGACCGAGTTTCTGTCCGTCGACCAGGGTATGCGCTCACCCGATTTTACAATCCGCAGTGTGATGCCTACCCTGACCGGTGAGGCGGTGCAGTTTATCGAGCGACAGGCGAAACAATCCCCCGAGCGGCCTTTCTTTCTGTATTTCCCGCTGACCGCTCCACACCTGCCACTGGTACCCAACGACGAATTCAAAGGCAAAAGTGCTGCGGGTGAATACGGTGATTTCGTGCTCGAGGTGGATGCGACTGTCGGTGCGATCATGGAAGCCCTGCAGCGAAGCGGTAAGGCGGACAATACCCTGTTCATTTTCACGTCGGATAACGGCGGTCTCTATCACTGGTGGACACCGCAGGAAACTGACGACCTCAAATACTATAAGCCCAATCATCGGGGACAGTACGTCAAAGACCGCGGTCATCAGGGAAACGCCCACCTGCGGGGTACGAAGGCCGACATCTGGGAAGGTGGCCACCGCGTTCCCTTCATCGTCCGCTGGCCCGGGCAGACACCTGCCGGGACATCGAATGCCGAACTGGTGGAACTGACCGACCTGCTGGCGACCTGTGCGGCGATCACGGATCAAAAGCTGACAGCCGGTGAGGGAGAAGACAGCGTCAACATTCTGCCCGCCCTGCTGGGTAAAGAGCTTAAGCAGCCGCTACGCGATTACGCGATTCATCACTCACTGTGGGGCCATTTTTCGGTTCGGCAGGGTCCGTGGAAGATGGTCCCCAAACGGGGCTCCGGCGGCTTCACCCGCGCCCGCGAAGTCGAACCCCAACCGGGCGAACCAACGGGGCAACTCTACAATCTTAAACAGGATCCCTCAGAGACAAAGAATGTCTGGCAGGAACACCCCGAAGTCGTTGAGCGGCTCTCCAAGATCCTGAAGCAGGTTCAGGGTGATGACAAGTAA
- a CDS encoding EthD family reductase has protein sequence MYRLTVMYGHPEDPAEFDRYYREVHIPLARQMKGLTGWTIGKCMSAEAGNPPPYYLIVSLYAESATAMQHILESPEGQATIADVPTFATGGVMFMYDEEEVLIPVQLESP, from the coding sequence ATGTATCGCCTGACTGTAATGTATGGACACCCGGAAGACCCTGCGGAATTCGATCGCTATTATCGCGAAGTACACATCCCCCTGGCCAGACAGATGAAAGGGCTCACCGGCTGGACGATCGGCAAATGCATGTCAGCCGAAGCGGGTAATCCGCCCCCTTACTATCTGATTGTCAGCCTGTATGCGGAATCTGCGACCGCGATGCAGCATATCCTGGAAAGCCCCGAAGGCCAGGCAACGATCGCTGATGTCCCGACCTTTGCGACCGGCGGTGTGATGTTCATGTATGATGAGGAAGAAGTATTAATACCGGTGCAGCTGGAATCGCCTTAA